In a genomic window of Vigna angularis cultivar LongXiaoDou No.4 chromosome 6, ASM1680809v1, whole genome shotgun sequence:
- the LOC108340942 gene encoding ent-kaurenoic acid oxidase 2, producing the protein MMMMMVMEMGTMWVVLVVVAIAGALLVLKNLNWWLYESKLGVKQYSLPPGDMGWPFIGNMWSFLRAFKSKDPDSFISSFVSRFGRTGMYKTLMFGNPGIIVTTPETCKRVLTDDDKFTTGWPRSAIELIGKRSFISMPYEEHKRLRRLTSSSINGMEALSLYLTYIEKNVISSLETWANLGQIEFLTEIRKLTFKIIMHIFLSSESEPIMEALEREYTALNYGVRAMRINIPGFAYHKAFKARKNLVAIFQSIVDERRSIRKGYLPGKNRDMMDALIDVADEDGRKLGDEDIIDIMLMYLNAGHESSGHITMWATFFLQKHPEYLQKAKAEQEEIVRRRPPTQKGLTLKEVREMDFLYKVIDETMRVITFSLVVFREAKSDVNINGYLIPKGWKALVWFRSVHLDPEIYPNPKEFNPYRWNKEHKAGEFLPFGAGSRLCPGNDLAKMEIAVFLHYFLLNYRFEQKNPNCPVRYLPHTRPMDNCLGRVKKC; encoded by the exons atgatgatgatgatggtgatggagatgggaACCATGTGGGTGGTCCTTGTGGTTGTGGCCATTGCTGGTGCTCTTTTAGTCCTCAAGAACTTAAATTGGTGGCTCTATGAATCCAAATTAGGTGTGAAGCAGTACTCTCTGCCTCCAGGTGACATGGGTTGGCCCTTCATTGGCAACATGTGGTCCTTCCTCAGAGCTTTCAAGTCCAAGGACCCTGATTCCTTCATCTCCTCCTTTGTTTCCAG ATTTGGACGAACTGGAATGTACAAGACCTTGATGTTTGGAAACCCAGGTATAATTGTGACGACACCTGAAACATGCAAAAGGGTGTTGACAGATGATGATAAATTCACTACTGGTTGGCCACGTTCTGCGATAGAGCTCATTGGGAAGAGGTCATTTATTTCAATGCCTTATGAAGAACACAAACGCCTCAGGCGTTTGACATCCTCTTCAATCAATGGCATGGAAGCTTTGTCCCTTTACTTGacatatattgaaaaaaatgtgataaGTTCATTGGAGACATGGGCCAACCTTGGACAAATTGAGTTTTTAACTGAGATCAGGAAACTTACTTTCAAAatcattatgcatatttttCTTAGCTCAGAAAGTGAACCTATAATGGAGGCTTTGGAGAGGGAATACACAGCACTTAATTATGGAGTCAGAGCCATGCGGATTAATATTCCTGGATTTGCATACCACAAGGCATTCAAG GCAAGGAAAAATCTAGTGGCCATATTTCAATCTATTGTGGACGAGAGAAGAAGCATAAGGAAGGGATATTTGCCTGGAAAAAACAGAGATATGATGGATGCTCTGATAGATGTTGCTGATGAGGATGGAAGAAAGTTGGGAGATGAGGACATCATTGATATCATGTTAATGTACTTGAATGCAGGCCACGAATCTTCAGGACACATTACCATGTGGGCAACCTTCTTCCTGCAAAAGCACCCAGAATATCTCCAGAAGGCCAAG GCAGAACAAGAAGAAATAGTACGGAGAAGGCCTCCAACACAGAAAGGGTTGACACTAAAGGAAGTTCGTGAAATGGATTTTCTTTACAAG GTGATTGATGAAACAATGCGTGTGATTACATTCTCACTAGTGGTCTTTCGGGAGGCAAAATCTGATGTCAATATCAATG GGTACTTAATTCCAAAAGGTTGGAAAGCACTTGTGTGGTTCAGATCAGTTCACCTTGATCCTGAAATATATCCTAATCCAAAGGAATTTAACCCTTATAGATGGAAT AAAGAACACAAAGCCGGAGAATTCCTTCCCTTTGGGGCAGGAAGCAGATTGTGTCCTGGGAATGATCTTGCCAAGATGGAAATAGCAGTTTTTCTTCATTATTTCCTTCTGAATTACCG TTTTGAACAGAAAAATCCTAATTGTCCTGTGAGATACTTACCACATACAAGGCCCATGGACAATTGCTTGGGAAGGGTGAAGAAATGTTGA